Proteins encoded together in one Triticum dicoccoides isolate Atlit2015 ecotype Zavitan chromosome 7B, WEW_v2.0, whole genome shotgun sequence window:
- the LOC119337837 gene encoding phytolongin Phyl1.1-like — MNSRRSRSVKLLSSRAKPLEVDVAEEDPRMSSSADNTVYCCIAKGNKVIYSYSSKDGDSQTEATAALCLENVPPYHRHYIHTSGSRSYGYLMADGHTFFAIIDPSVGNVGALQFLERVRDEFRNTNRNGFHDALVPAVQRLVASLEKMPRAALVPEGGAQRGGSNGSSGCTSSKAPLLGKGSGRKDKKKAKEKGMPMGDGDDEHHGTRGLRIDVQPEDVGGMSLERSTSQSRLRRQQSSRSLWMRHVKIIIIVDVLVCVVLFAAWLAVCKGFQCVSG, encoded by the coding sequence ATGAATTCTCGCCGATCCAGGTCTGTGAAGCTACTGTCGTCGCGCGCCAAGCCCCTGGAGGTTGACGTTGCAGAGGAGGACCCGCGGATGAGCTCGTCGGCCGACAACACGGTGTACTGCTGCATTGCCAAGGGGAACAAGGTCATATACAGCTACAGCAGCAAGGATGGTGACTCGCAGACCGAGGCCACGGCGGCGCTCTGCCTCGAGAACGTGCCTCCCTACCACCGGCATTACATCCACACTTCGGGGTCGAGGAGCTACGGCTATCTGATGGCAGACGGGCACACCTTTTTCGCAATCATCGACCCGAGCGTCGGGAATGTGGGTGCCTTGCAGTTCCTGGAGCGTGTGCGGGATGAGTTCAGGAACACGAATAGGAATGGGTTCCATGACGCGCTGGTTCCGGCTGTCCAGAGGCTGGTTGCTTCACTGGAGAAGATGCCCCGTGCCGCACTTGTTCCTGAGGGTGGTGCGCAAAGGGGAGGGTCGAATGGCAGCTCGGGCTGCACATCGTCGAAGGCGCCTCTTCTTGGAAAAGGCAGTGGCAGGAAGGATAAGAAGAAGGCAAAGGAGAAGGGGATGCCTATGGGGGATGGCGACGATGAGCACCATGGCACAAGAGGTTTGAGAATTGATGTGCAGCCAGAGGATGTTGGGGGCATGTCATTGGAGCGCAGCACAAGCCAATCCAGGCTACGGAGGCAGCAGTCGTCGCGGTCACTGTGGATGCGCCATGTGAAGATCATCATCATTGTTGATGTTCTCGTTTGTGTGGTATTGTTTGCTGCTTGGCTTGCCGTCTGCAAGGGTTTCCAGTGTGTGTCCGGGTGA